The Asterias rubens chromosome 1, eAstRub1.3, whole genome shotgun sequence genome segment AGTACCAGGTTTTGCTGGGTAAACTCAGCGGGAACATCAAGAGGTTAGCCGAAGCTTTCATCCATGAAGCCAAGCCATACACTGCAGCTCTGCAAGCCTTGAAAGAAAGGTACGGTCAACCACGGCAGTTGATACAGAGTGAAATCAACTCCATCCTGAGTATGCCCCCTGTGAAGTACAACGACAATGACGCCTTTGAGAACTTTTCCCTCTCCGTGCATTCATTGGTAGGGATGCTTAAATCTCTGGAGGGAGAGAATGGCTATGAATTAAAGTGCGGTTCTCATGTCGACCGACTCCTAAGCAAACTTCCATCAAGCTACAGAGATAGATTTGTGGAGCACTGCATTAGTAGAGACATAATTAAGGTAGACTCCAACAACACCTATACCCTACTCCACTTTGCAAACTGGTTGCAAACGAAGTCCCGAGCGAGGCGAATTGTCAGTCAGGCTACTGCTATCCAGAAGAGTGACAACCCTTCTACTGATAAGAAGGATAAACACTTTCAGAAGAGGAATGCTCCTGCAACAGCAGTATTCGTCACAAACGAAACACCAACGATGCCCCCATCGACGAACACCACTTACTCTGGACAGAAGGGCCCAAACAGACCCAAAGCCTACTGTCCCAAGTGTAACGAGACAACACACTACCTCAACAGCTGTACAGAGTTTAAACAGTTGACAACCGAACAGATCATTAACTGGATCAAGGAAAAGAATAGGTGCTGGAGGTGTGGGCGTTCCCACAAGCCAGAAAACTGCACCCTGAAGAAACCTTGTAACACCTGCAAAGAACAGCACCTGACTGCCCTCCATGCTGCCATCCAGAGCGGAGCTAGTAAGGTTTACGTCACAGAAGCAGTAACGCAAGCCCTCTTCATCGACCAACCCTCCCGACCACATCATATTATGCTAAAGGTGGTAAAAGTTCTGCTTCACGGACCAGGAGGGATGATAGAGACCTATGCCATCCTTGACGACGGTTCAATGCGAACCATGATCCTGATGCCAGCTGTTCAAGCGTTGAAGCTTTCTGGGGTAGAAGACAACATACTCCTGGCTACAGTGCGCAGTGAGCCATTCCTATGTGCAGGAAAATCAGTTAACCTGCAAGTGTCACCCAGGGACAACTCTGACGTCAGATATCCTATCAATGGTGCCTTTGCTGCCAACAACTTGTGCCTCTCTGAGTACTCGTATCCTGTTGAAGCCCTCAAGAAACGATGGTCACACCTTCGTCAGATACCCTTGCCTCCGATCAATAAGGCTTGCCCACTAATCCTGATTGGTTCAGACTATGCTGACCTCATTCACCCGATACAACCAGTTCGATTTGGCCCCAGAGGAGCACCATTAGCTGTATGCACAAAACTTGGTTGGTCTCTACAGGGTCCAGCCAATCTCCTTCAAAGCCAATCAGAAGAGCAACAGTGCTTATTCACGACAACCCTTCAGCCAACCACAGATctgcttaaaaatgttgaacGACTCTGGCAAGCAGACATCCTACCCTACTCTGAAAAGCAAGTCACTCGCTCGAAACAAGATAAGCAAGCCATAGCGACACTTGAAGAGAAAACCATCAGAATAGAGATTGACGGAGTTCAGCGCTACGCCACTCCTCTACTTCGCACCAAAGACGACAACAAATTCAGAGCTACTAAGGAAGCCGTCATGCAAAACCTGAAGCGGAACGAAAGACGCCTCCAAAAACACCCAGATAAAGCTGAAATTCACAACAAGCTTATCCAAACCCTTGTCGACACAGGCTTTGTGAAAATCATCAGCAACGAAGAAGCTCTGAAAACTGAAGAGTCCTGGTATATTCCGCACCACGTAGTTGAGCACAATGGAAAACACCGCTTGGTATTCAACTGCTCTTACGAGTATGAAGGCAAGATCCTCAACAATCACCTACTACCAGGGCCAACACAAGGTGCTTCACTGCTCGGCGTATTCCTGCGATTCCGCCAACACCCTGTTGCCATATCTGGGGATATTCAGGCAATGTTCCATCAAGTGAGACTACTCCCTGAAGACAAACCTCTCCTTCGATTTGTATGGCGTAAGATGAACCGAGACGTTGAGCCAGATATCTACGAATGGCAAGTTTTACCATTTGGCACCACGTGCAGCCCATGCTGTGCCACATTTGCACTACGCAAACACGTCAGCGATGACAAGGATGTCTGCAGTGCAGTTGACCAGGCATTCTACGTCGACAATTGCCTTGACAGTAAACCTACCATATCCGAAGCAAAGGAGCTCGTTATGAAGATGCGAAAGCTACTCTCAACTGGTGGTTTCAACATCAGACAATGGGCCAGCAACATCCCTTCAGTAGTTGATGAACTTCCATCTAATGCCAGATCTGAAGGCTACGAGCTCTGGTTAGCCTTTGGTCAGAACGACTTGTCCGAAGGCACCCTTGGACTTCGATGGCAATGTTCAACAGACGAACTCAGTTATAAACACAGATCAACTGAGTACTCGACGCTCAACCTACGAACTATCTACAAGATTCTTGCTAGCCAGTATGATCCAATTGGCTACATTTCTCCCTTCACAGCACGTGCTAAGGTGCTAGTGCAAGACCTTTGGAAGACAAAACGAGACTGGGACGACCCTCTGGAACCAGGAAAGATCCGTGATCAGTGGCTCACTTGGGAGGAGGAGCTCTCCGACCTTCCTCTGGTTAAACTGCCGAGATGTTACACCCCGCCTGATGTCAACACAGTGACTTCCAATAGAGAACTACATGTTTTCTGTGACGCATCTGAACGAGTATACGGATCAGTTGCCTACCTCCGCACTGAAGATGACAAGGGGAACGTCAGCGTCAGTTTTCTCATGTCTCGATCCAGAGTGGCACCGAAAAGACAACTATCGATGCCACGACTCGAGTTATCAGCAGCTCTCACCGGTGCACAACTAGCCGATCTCCTTCGTAAGGAACTTACCCTAGAGATCAACAAGGTCACCCTATGGAGCGATTCGACCACGGTCCTGCAGTGGTTGAAGTCAGAATCATGCCGATATAAGGTCTTCGTTGGTACTCGTGTCACCGAAATACAGACCCTTACAGATGTGCAGGACTGGCGCTATGTGGACACCCAGAACAACCCTGCCGATGACATTACCAGGGGTAAGTCACTCAAAGAACTGAGTGAAGAATCCCGATGGAAGACAGGCCCACTCTATCTTCGTCAACCTCCGTCTCAGTGGCCGAAAAGTCCAATCACTGACCCTACAGAGGATGCAACAGAGCTGAAAAAAGCAACCTTCTGTGGTAAGACTGCCATTGTAGAAAACCCATTGCAGCCCGATCTCCATCAGTACAACAGCTGGGACGCTCTGGTAGAGGCTTTCAAACTATCCCTTCACGGGGTGGCCAAACCTGGAGATGACACAGCACAGTTGCGGGAGGACATCGAAAATCTTCTGTACCAAAAATGTCAActcgaaagcttccctgaagagCTGTCTGCCTTAAAGGCCAAACGAGGAATACCGTCCGGGAGCAAGCTCTCACAGTTGGACCCAGCCTATGACGAAACCGCAAAGCTCATCAGAGTTGGAGGACGACTACGTAGGGCAGAAATCCTCTCCGATGCTGTTAAATACCCAATCGTCCTTGATCCTCAACACCACATCACCAAGCTGATAATACGTGACTATGACGAGAAGCTTCTTCACTATGGTCCAGAACGTATTCTAGCTGAATTAAGACGCAAGTTTTGGATACTCCGGGGAAGGGAGGCAATTCGTCGTCATCAGCATCAATGCTTTGAATGCCGCAAATGGCGCGCAAAACCCGAAGTACCAAAGATGGGTGATCTTCCTCCGTCCCGTCTCCGTCTATTTAAGCCAGCCTTCTACTCTACCGGTGTTGACTGTTTCGGTCCGATGCATGTCAAGATTGGTCGCCGCTCCGAGAAAAGGTGGGGGGTGATCTTCAAGTGTATGACGACCAGAGCTATTCATATAGATCTCTTAGAAGGCCTGGACACCGATGCCTTCTTGATGTCCTTTCGGCGCTTCATTTCCAGACGAGGGAAGCCCTATGAGTTGCTATCTGATTGCGGAACCAATTTCAAGGGAGCTGAAACTGAATTACAGGAAGCATTCCATGCCATGAAACCTGACCTTGCAGCACAACTAGGCGACCAGAAAGTGAGATTCAAGTTTAATCCACCCAGTGCACCTCACTTCGGCGGAGTGTGGGAGCGAGAGATCAAGAGCATTAAAGACGGTCTCAAGGTTGTAATCAAGGACCAATCAGTCACCGAAGCCGTACTCCGCACCGTCCTGATAGAAATTGAAGGCATCCTCAATTCCAAGCCATTGGGCTACATCTCATCTGATGTTGCAGACATCAATCCCATAACTCCGAATATCCTACTGATGGGACGCCATGACCAGTCACTTCCGCAAGTAGTATACCCTGTCGACGAGCTGATAGGACGACGCCGATGGCGCCACAGCCAAGTACTAGCGGACCAGTTCTGGTCACATTTCCTGAAATACTACCTGCCAAGCCTCCAACTTCGCCCAAAATGGCAAAAGGACTGCCGTAACCTCACCTGTGGCGATGTTGTCATGATTGCCGACCCTCAGCAGCCTAGAGCTCATTGGCTAGTTGGTAGAGTCATCGAGACACTTCCTGGAGTTGATGATCGCATCCGAGCAGCCAGAGTTAAAGTCGCTGATCGCGAATACACCAGACCCGTTGCGCGTCTGATACGCCTACCTGAGATCACCGATAGTGAAGACCCCTAGAGTTGGACACCTATCGTGGACTTTTGAAGACTTTCTCTGTTTGATAAAATTTAGAGCCTAAATTTGGGGTGGCTGTCAGAAAGTCTCCGCAACAGGACAGTTTtcgttatagcgccctctcttgaatcaaaATCTCCAATGTTTCCATGATCATACCAATCGCCATTTTACAAGTCCAAATCCAAACTAATCACGTAAATTCCTCAAATAATTCCTAAATATCCAGGTTAATCCAATCATCGAATCACTTTTATTAATCACCAAAGTCCCGTGCGTACATCCTAATCGTGAGTACtgttttaattattacaaagggtgattttaagggaagttggtTTTCCATGTAATTCACGTTTCGATTTGTTTACATCCACATTGTTACAAtgcatataaatgtacatgtaggcccatatCATAGCGTATAATGTATAACGATGATTACTGTTACCAGCCCAATATGTATAATTGATTGGGGTTAATTTCTGCTTTCTCTATAGAACCACGGGTATATGATcaccaataaatcaaagttcaagtacacCTTCTTTTCACTTGCATATTATTACTGTTAGGTAATTCCCCCGAACCAGTAGGTTTGGTGATAAACGTTTCTATAAATAGAATAGAACGCTACGTGGCTGATGAGGGCGCTATAATATATTAAGGTTGAGTCTGGTGCTGTAATTTAGAGCAAAGAATGCGTTATTTTATTGATGGCAAATCACGTCTCCAGACAAcagactgtaaaaaaaaatcaacatggCGGCTGCCAGTAGCACCATCCGTGACAAACAGATTGGTAAATCATTTTATTCCAAATTCCTTATTGCTTAGGAAccttaaacattattttaaagatatttaAGTATTTAGGGTTTAGTATTATACTTGACATGCTACACTATTGCTATATCTAGAGACACTGAAGGAAAATCACCAGTAACTTGGGCGCCGGCGATGTGTACTCTCCGAGTCCGATGTCCGATTTTTCGAATATTATTTGAGTTTGACATCTGCGGTCGCAACCTCCGCTGATGTCAACATTTCTGGAAAAAACAGCGCCCCAGTTAGTGGGTCTAGAGGCAGTCAGTAGTTTAGTTACCACCTCCCTAGAACTTAATTTgacaacaattacaaaaaaaaaatacaccagtCATGGATGGAATTGGATCACCTTTTTATTACCAGCAATCACAATGACATTGTTGTCAATGTCATTGACAATATGCAAAACAACAAGATATTTAGTAACTTTTATACATTTTCTAATAATTTGGTACAATAatagaatacagggccactCCACTTAATCCACACTGCGTGAATGCAAtcagggttaggattagggttagccgagtgtggccctgtattctatagTTAATCCAACAATTTATTCtatgaataattatttacaatcatTTACTCCTTGTCCTACCAACATAATATGAACAAGGTTTGTTTCGCAATCGTCTCCATGAACAGTGGAGCAAAcctttaggacgagttaggagTAACTCCATAGACTTATTTACATTCAGTGTTACTCCCAAAACGATCGACCAGTAAACAGAGAGTAGCTATCTGTGTGTGGCGTCAGAGTAAGGGAAAATGGGGTCAATAGAAAATAGCCCATCCGGTAACCCTTCCATCCTCACGACCGTCGGGGAGGAAGGAGGGCCACAAATTTTCAACTAGTTTTTGTTAACcataaacatttcaatttttataTACAATTGTTTTGTCCACAGCTTCACTGAAGCGTATGCTGAACCTGAATGCACCGGTAACAAAGAGCAGCCTTAACGAACCAGTATGGAAGATACTGGTATACGATCGCTTTGGACAGGACATTAT includes the following:
- the LOC117298338 gene encoding uncharacterized protein LOC117298338, whose product is MATNEMETENINQTTPLDDTHAVTIGGVTIPVASPATSTHPVPVTVTIVETSPSSTGVCSTATAAAVGLQTSAVTVQSRSRSSRDRRMPAHFQDFVIDHHPSTSGRTDEHSVVTTQTSRSRRSSHSSNSLYSGQSRHSKSSFKSILSDSQSAKLKQQRKQAELEEMKRQIEEDQSADEELQRLDDEAYAARIHADEEALAARRRAEEIERNAFRQRESLNTRLSRQRRLREVEQQLNEARLITAMVNSDPEPEIEKQHQTVTPSSINQTTLSDSPTQGQTITVSAENSHIANLSDVPTYSNTAAHKHKAEVHVVDVTTPAVYSPSKVTPPSMQPAVTNPYPMTAPTQSVGWAPPFPNPFAQPYPAPSHPMGPAPAQMMMPNSTEMLIASSYGIPRPVLPTFSSGKEKDFALLKMALDNLIDVHPHLTEPYKYQVLLGKLSGNIKRLAEAFIHEAKPYTAALQALKERYGQPRQLIQSEINSILSMPPVKYNDNDAFENFSLSVHSLVGMLKSLEGENGYELKCGSHVDRLLSKLPSSYRDRFVEHCISRDIIKVDSNNTYTLLHFANWLQTKSRARRIVSQATAIQKSDNPSTDKKDKHFQKRNAPATAVFVTNETPTMPPSTNTTYSGQKGPNRPKAYCPKCNETTHYLNSCTEFKQLTTEQIINWIKEKNRCWRCGRSHKPENCTLKKPCNTCKEQHLTALHAAIQSGASKVYVTEAVTQALFIDQPSRPHHIMLKVVKVLLHGPGGMIETYAILDDGSMRTMILMPAVQALKLSGVEDNILLATVRSEPFLCAGKSVNLQVSPRDNSDVRYPINGAFAANNLCLSEYSYPVEALKKRWSHLRQIPLPPINKACPLILIGSDYADLIHPIQPVRFGPRGAPLAVCTKLGWSLQGPANLLQSQSEEQQCLFTTTLQPTTDLLKNVERLWQADILPYSEKQVTRSKQDKQAIATLEEKTIRIEIDGVQRYATPLLRTKDDNKFRATKEAVMQNLKRNERRLQKHPDKAEIHNKLIQTLVDTGFVKIISNEEALKTEESWYIPHHVVEHNGKHRLVFNCSYEYEGKILNNHLLPGPTQGASLLGVFLRFRQHPVAISGDIQAMFHQVRLLPEDKPLLRFVWRKMNRDVEPDIYEWQVLPFGTTCSPCCATFALRKHVSDDKDVCSAVDQAFYVDNCLDSKPTISEAKELVMKMRKLLSTGGFNIRQWASNIPSVVDELPSNARSEGYELWLAFGQNDLSEGTLGLRWQCSTDELSYKHRSTEYSTLNLRTIYKILASQYDPIGYISPFTARAKVLVQDLWKTKRDWDDPLEPGKIRDQWLTWEEELSDLPLVKLPRCYTPPDVNTVTSNRELHVFCDASERVYGSVAYLRTEDDKGNVSVSFLMSRSRVAPKRQLSMPRLELSAALTGAQLADLLRKELTLEINKVTLWSDSTTVLQWLKSESCRYKVFVGTRVTEIQTLTDVQDWRYVDTQNNPADDITRGKSLKELSEESRWKTGPLYLRQPPSQWPKSPITDPTEDATELKKATFCGKTAIVENPLQPDLHQYNSWDALVEAFKLSLHGVAKPGDDTAQLREDIENLLYQKCQLESFPEELSALKAKRGIPSGSKLSQLDPAYDETAKLIRVGGRLRRAEILSDAVKYPIVLDPQHHITKLIIRDYDEKLLHYGPERILAELRRKFWILRGREAIRRHQHQCFECRKWRAKPEVPKMGDLPPSRLRLFKPAFYSTGVDCFGPMHVKIGRRSEKRWGVIFKCMTTRAIHIDLLEGLDTDAFLMSFRRFISRRGKPYELLSDCGTNFKGAETELQEAFHAMKPDLAAQLGDQKVRFKFNPPSAPHFGGVWEREIKSIKDGLKVVIKDQSVTEAVLRTVLIEIEGILNSKPLGYISSDVADINPITPNILLMGRHDQSLPQVVYPVDELIGRRRWRHSQVLADQFWSHFLKYYLPSLQLRPKWQKDCRNLTCGDVVMIADPQQPRAHWLVGRVIETLPGVDDRIRAARVKVADREYTRPVARLIRLPEITDSEDP